One part of the Vicugna pacos chromosome 20, VicPac4, whole genome shotgun sequence genome encodes these proteins:
- the H4C2 gene encoding histone H4, whose protein sequence is MSGRGKGGKGLGKGGAKRHRKVLRDNIQGITKPAIRRLARRGGVKRISGLIYEETRGVLKVFLENVIRDAVTYTEHAKRKTVTAMDVVYALKRQGRTLYGFGG, encoded by the coding sequence ATGTCTGGTCGCGGCAAAGGTGGCAAGGGTCTCGGTAAGGGTGGTGCTAAGCGCCACCGCAAAGTTCTGCGCGACAACATCCAGGGTATCACCAAGCCCGCCATTCGGCGTCTGGCTCGGCGAGGTGGTGTAAAGCGCATCTCCGGCCTCATCTACGAGGAGACCCGCGGGGTGCTGAAGGTGTTCCTAGAGAACGTGATCCGGGACGCCGTCACCTACACCGAGCACGCCAAGCGCAAGACTGTCACAGCCATGGACGTGGTCTACGCGCTCAAGCGCCAGGGACGCACGCTCTACGGCTTCGGCGGTTAG
- the H2AC4 gene encoding histone H2A type 1-B/E produces the protein MSGRGKQGGKARAKAKTRSSRAGLQFPVGRVHRLLRKGNYSERVGAGAPVYLAAVLEYLTAEILELAGNAARDNKKTRIIPRHLQLAIRNDEELNKLLGRVTIAQGGVLPNIQAVLLPKKTESHHKAKGK, from the coding sequence ATGTCAGGGCGTGGGAAACAGGGTGGTAAGGCTCGCGCCAAGGCCAAGACCCGCTCCTCGCGGGCAGGGCTCCAGTTTCCAGTGGGCCGAGTGCACCGCCTGCTGCGCAAGGGCAATTACTCGGAGCGGGTTGGGGCCGGCGCGCCGGTGTATCTGGCGGCGGTGCTGGAGTACCTGACGGCCGAGATCCTGGAGCTGGCGGGCAACGCCGCCCGCGACAACAAGAAAACGCGCATTATCCCGCGCCACCTGCAGTTGGCCATCCGCAACGACGAGGAACTTAATAAGCTGTTGGGGCGCGTGACCATTGCGCAGGGTGGAGTCCTACCTAACATCCAGGCTGTGCTGCTGCCCAAGAAGACAGAGAGCCACCACAAGGCCAAGGGCAAGTAA
- the H3C2 gene encoding histone H3.1, translating to MARTKQTARKSTGGKAPRKQLATKAARKSAPATGGVKKPHRYRPGTVALREIRRYQKSTELLIRKLPFQRLVREIAQDFKTDLRFQSSAVMALQEACEAYLVGLFEDTNLCAIHAKRVTIMPKDIQLARRIRGERA from the coding sequence ATGGCTCGTACCAAGCAGACAGCCCGCAAGTCCACCGGCGGCAAGGCGCCGCGCAAGCAGCTGGCCACCAAGGCGGCCCGCAAGAGCGCGCCGGCCACGGGCGGCGTGAAGAAGCCGCACCGCTACCGGCCCGGCACGGTGGCCCTGCGCGAGATCCGCCGCTACCAGAAGTCCACGGAGCTGCTGATCCGCAAGCTGCCGTTCCAGCGGCTGGTGCGCGAGATCGCGCAGGACTTCAAGACCGACCTGCGCTTCCAGAGCTCGGCCGTGATGGCGCTGCAGGAGGCGTGCGAGGCCTACCTGGTGGGGCTCTTCGAGGACACCAACCTGTGCGCCATCCACGCCAAGCGCGTCACCATCATGCCCAAGGACATCCAGCTCGCGCGCCGCATCCGCGGGGAGAGGGCGTAA